A portion of the Carcharodon carcharias isolate sCarCar2 chromosome 18, sCarCar2.pri, whole genome shotgun sequence genome contains these proteins:
- the LOC121290647 gene encoding tigger transposable element-derived protein 4: MARNELSMKQKVELILQSEGKSQRQLAELFSIGKTQVQTILKRKAEILQAYEGNRDTARKRLCVRMEHGYLNLIMCRWFQHVQSQGVSVNGPIIQKAALHFAKELGINDFKASNGWLRSFRSRNNISFETFCDESPGVNQAWKSHCGTLGKLYTYTAPLQRAVQGCWLYLDLLRRWWQETKGESWRQEWTICCGYFNGCLKNRTDTEELVV, translated from the exons ATGGCAAGGAACGAGCTTTCCATGAAGCAGAAAGTGGAGCTGATTCTTCAAAGTGAAGGCAAGAGCCAGAGGCAGCTGGCTGAGCTGTTCAGCATTGGGAAAACCCAGGTGCAGACCATCCTGAAGAGGAAAGCGGAGATACTTCAAGCCTATGAAGGCAACAGAGACACCGCTCGCAAAAGGCTGTGTGTCCGCATGGAGCATGGTTACCTCAACCTGATAATGTGCCGATGGTTTCAGCACGTCCAGTCTCAAGGTGTATCGGTCAATGGGCCTATCATTCAGAAAGCGGCACTGCACTTTGCTAAGGAGCTGGGTATCAATGACTTCAAGGCTTCAAACGGGTGGCTCAGAAGTTTTCGCAGTCGCAACAACATCAGCTTTGAAACCTTTTGCGATGAAAGCCCTGGTGTGAACCAAGCCTGG AAGTCTCACTGTGGTACCCTGGGGAAACTGTACACTTACACTGCACCATTGCAAAGAGCAGTGCAAGGCTGCTGGTTGTATTTGGACCTtttaagaaggtggtggcaagagacaaagggagaaagTTGGAGGCAGGAATGGACTATTTGTTGTGGTTATTTTAATGGTTGTCTCAAGAATAGAACAGACACTGAGGAATTGGTTGTCTAA
- the LOC121290418 gene encoding MORC family CW-type zinc finger protein 3-like, whose product MALLLKDLVMWVNGIEIYLVLFPPREPNDYHKNISQQKTQQPTSQGAYQITALQELIKQIKKETEALQKEQETVRQKLGAQTFRIALYGQPSPTQSEATLTQPIAKWAVTGKNTVSDSGNSPTTAACASNSTLTGQRKANLNPLERPPSSHVNANLLSKPKNQSLKGLKVDDAAQVLSNRAVATTGISNGQGEIKMTIRSGVGLPCMEECDRIVSQEKHNERHEGDVDLSRMKSEVEDHSKDSAYDGENLLGGSFQQPFDAEPMTLPFCLKIAEEDAADFVNESDVSSLFQQQQALPLSKPAGKHSDLCSTPDNSQLEILKTLLKLTTKERDNYKTQNDTLLRRIQGLEKQLIELTRNNIKKDLCHKWTQSDFELISNNTATSSEIC is encoded by the exons ATGGCGCTCCTCCTCAAAGACTTAGTTATGTGGGTTAACGGGATAGAAATTTATCTTGTTCTGTTTCCTCCCAGAGAACCAAATGATTATCACAAGAATATTTCACAGCAAAAAACACAG CAGCCTACCTCACAAGGAGCTTATCAAATTACAGCTCTTCAAGAGCTCATTAAGCAAATTAAGAAGGAAACAGAAGCACTTCAAAAGGAACAGGAGACTGTGAGACAGAAGCTAGGTGCACAG ACGTTTCGCATTGCATTGTATGGTCAGCCAAGTCCCACTCAATCTGAGGCCACATTAACTCAACCCATTGCAAAATGGGCAGTAACAGGGAAGAATACTGTATCAGACTCAGGCAATAgcccaactacagcagcatgtGCTTCAAACTCCACACTCACTGGGCAGAGGAAAGCCAACCTAAATCCTCTGGAGCGGCCTCCTTCCAG CCACGTGAATGCAAATCTTCTCTCAAAGCCCAAAAATCAGAGCTTGAAAGGACTAAAGGTGGACGATGCCGCCCAGGTTCTGTCTAATCGTGCTGTGGCCACAACAGGAATCTCAAATGGACAAGGAGAAATCAAAATGACTATTCGATCAGGGGTAGGACTGCCATGTAtggaagaatgtgacagaattGTCTCTCAAGAAAAACACAACGAAAGACATGAAGGGGATGTTGACTTGTCAAGGATGAAGTCTGAAGTTGAAGATCATTCCAAAGATTCTGCCTATGATGGCGAAAACTTACTTGGTGGATCTTTTCAACAACCATTTGATGCAGAGCCTATGACGCTACCATTTTGTTTAAAAATAGCGGAAGAAGATGCTGCTGATTTTGTGAATGAATCAGACGTTAGCTCCCTGTTCCAACAGCAACAAGCACTGCCACTCTCGAAGCCCGCTGGCAAACACAGTGACCTCTGCTCCACACCAGATAACAGTCAACTGGAGATCCTGAAGACCTTGCTAAAACTAACGACTAAAGAAAGGGACAATTATAAAACACAAAATGACACTTTATTGCGAAGAATACAAGGTTTAGAGAAGCAGCTTATTGAACTTACTCGGAACAATATTAAGAAGGATCTTTGTCACAAGTGGACACAGTCTGACTTTGAATTAATTAGCAACAACACAGCCACTTCAAGTGAAATTTGTTAG